A window of Solanum stenotomum isolate F172 chromosome 3, ASM1918654v1, whole genome shotgun sequence contains these coding sequences:
- the LOC125858608 gene encoding ranBP2-type zinc finger protein At1g67325, whose translation MGREGDWECSSCGNKNYAFRCFCNRCKQPRLLVDNKTPHDSKWFPRIGDWICTGCTNNNYASREKCKKCGQPKEVAAMPAIAIPGASLPSHTNYFARTQGGMEQRLNIGFLGHGALQQLPLSSNWSLGEAGQYQSQPADRYRRLQTPGVPYASQTNQLLPVPNGWRNGDWLCSCGFHNYSSRAQCKKCNASAPPASSSSLTSTPITALGTKRLASEELVHDWDNKRLNAGHTFGYQQGYPGAEWMGDSGGNQLTAIPTIFPRENSMVLPLQANMQIPRVPAVPTLLGKGAKQWRDGDWMCTNCSNHNYASRSNCNRCKSERDVPAQPVSVA comes from the exons ATGGGACGAGAAGGAGATTGGGAGTGTAGTAGTTGCGGTAATAAGAATTATGCATTCAGATGTTTCTGCAATAGGTGTAAGCAGCCTCGTCTCCTTGTTGACAACAAAACTCCTCATGATTCAAAGTGGTTTCCTCGAATTGGCGATTGGATCTGCACTG GTTGCACTAACAACAATTATGCATCAAGAGAAAAGTGCAAAAAATGTGGACAACCAAAGGAGGTAGCAGCAATGCCAGCAATTGCAATCCCTGGAGCATCTCTCCCATCTCATACAAATTATTTTGCCAGGACACAAGGAGGTATGGAACAAAGGTTGAACATTGGGTTCTTAGGACATGGAGCTCTCCAACAACTTCCCTTGAGCTCTAACTGGTCTCTGGGGGAGGCTGGTCAATACCAAAGCCAGCCTGCTGATCGGTATAGACGGCTGCAAACTCCTGGAGTTCCATATGCAAGCCAAACGAATCAGCTTCTTCCAGTTCCAAATGGATGGCGTAATGGTGATTGGCTCTGCAGTTGTGGCTTTCACAACTACTCTTCTCGAGCTCAG TGCAAAAAATGCAATGCTTCTGCACCTCCAGCTTCATCGTCTTCTCTTACCAGTACCCCTATAACAG CTCTTGGAACAAAGCGATTAGCATCTGAGGAACTTGTTCATGATTGGGACAACAAGAGGCTGAATGCAGGGCAT ACATTTGGATATCAACAAGGCTATCCAGGAGCAGAATGGATGGGGGATTCAGGGGGAAATCAACTAACTGCAATCCCAACGATCTTTCCTAGAGAAAATTCAATGGTGCTTCCTTTGCAAGCCAACATGCAGATTCCTCGTGTACCAGCAGTACCTACACTCCTTGGTAAAGG GGCAAAGCAATGGCGTGATGGGGACTGGATGTGCACAAATTGCAGTAATCATAATTACGCTTCTCGATCAAATTGTAATAG GTGCAAAAGTGAGAGAGACGTGCCAGCTCAACCTGTTAGTGTTGCATAG
- the LOC125858610 gene encoding agamous-like MADS-box protein AGL61 yields MEGKKTAGRQKIPLEKIEKEAARYASFSKRRLSLYKKASELVRECDVDLGIFISSQTGKPYSFVHPTTNAVIDRFINPTTVDLGAQLAAAEARNKVIQYNDRLNEFDAREKAAKEKIRSMDQMNEARVRGWWEAMDQFNAVDITKFKEWLNTTEGLLNVQLKQLENGASSSVQSPPEDGSN; encoded by the coding sequence ATGGAGGGGAAGAAAACAGCAGGACGCCAAAAAATTCCAttagagaaaatagaaaaagaagcTGCTCGATATGCCTCATTTTCTAAACGTCGTTTAAGCTTATATAAAAAAGCAAGTGAACTCGTTCGAGAATGTGATGTCGATCTTGGAATATTTATTTCTTCTCAAACCGGTAAACCGTATTCATTTGTTCATCCGACTACTAATGCAGTCATTGATCGTTTTATAAATCCCACAACAGTAGATCTAGGTGCACAACTCGCTGCTGCTGAGGCACGCAACAAGGTAATTCAATACAATGATAGGCTAAATGAATTTGATGCAAGGGAAAAAGCTGCAAAGGAAAAAATACGTTCTATGGATCAAATGAACGAGGCTAGAGTTAGAGGTTGGTGGGAGGCCATGGACCAGTTCAATGCTGTGGACATAACCAAGTTCAAAGAATGGCTAAATACCACTGAGGGTTTGTTAAATGTCCAATTGAAGCAGCTAGAAAATGGAGCTTCGTCCTCTGTACAATCCCCACCAGAGGATGGAAGTAATTGA
- the LOC125858609 gene encoding WEB family protein At2g17940-like, whose protein sequence is MERGGALVVRGRVEIDTRQPFGSVKEAVMLFGEKFLAGEIYAKQLKEVQSKASGEQNQSKVESPVTVELEETKQNLQKSKEEGTFMAHCLQSLKEELELTKREIQQLKTRELKQKVPLALDNPEIDEELKFIENPSSKVEARTQFQEEDDNEIEFKTKRSVKFASTPLLTRIIVSKDHVNKEMETSPSQLKKKMKRKIRPLIPLISGLFSKKKGNQEH, encoded by the exons ATGGAAAGAGGAGGAGCACTGGTGGTGCGGGGACGTGTAGAGATCGATACGAGGCAGCCATTCGGGTCAGTGAAGGAGGCAGTCATGTTATTTGGAGAGAAATTTTTGGCAGGAGAAATTTATGCCAAGCAACTCAAAGAg GTGCAGAGCAAGGCAAGTGGTGAACAGAACCAGTCTAAAGTTGAATCACCAGTAACAGTAGAGCTTGAAGAAACAAAGCAAAACCTCcagaaaagtaaagaagaagGAACATTCATGGCGCATTGCCTTCAATCTTTAAAAGAAGAGCTAGAACTAACAAAAAGAGAGATACAGCAATTGAAGACAAGAGAACTGAAGCAGAAAGTACCGTTAGCGCTGGATAATCCTGAGATTGATGAAGAGCTCAAATTCATCGAGAATCCGTCATCCAAAGTTGAAGCCAGAACACAGTTTCAAGAGGAAGATGACAATGAGATAGAGTTCAAGACAAAGAGGTCTGTTAAATTTGCTAGTACACCTTTACTCACTAGGATCATTGTCAGCAAAGATCATGTAAATAAAGAAATGGAGACTAGTCCTTCACAActtaagaagaaaatgaaaaggaaaatcaGGCCTTTAATCCCTTTGATTAGTGGATTGTTTTCCAAGAAGAAGGGAAATCAAGAACACTAA